Proteins from a single region of Dyadobacter fanqingshengii:
- a CDS encoding helix-turn-helix domain-containing protein, with amino-acid sequence MKKQRNNPLVISSIGEIHRMYGIKEIEHPMVSVVRFDEIFNSPVDMSDGCVLDFYMIAVKKDFQGKVRYGQSYYDFDEGVLSFISPGQLCWEERNDRPCSGFMLMFHADFLLGYPLAKEIKNYKYFSYAVNEALYLSKKEENVIYNILENIEQEYKANIDNFSQRVIISQIEVLLNYADRFYHRQFITRKAAHSDLLVKLEELLDEHFNNNANLALPTVKDVALKLNVSPDYLSDMLRTYTGQNTQQHIHNKLIDKAKGILSTTNLSIAEIAYQLGFEHPQSFNKIFKRKTALSPLEFRQSFN; translated from the coding sequence ATGAAAAAGCAAAGAAATAATCCTTTGGTAATCAGCTCAATCGGCGAAATCCATCGCATGTATGGGATCAAGGAAATAGAGCATCCGATGGTGAGCGTTGTGCGGTTTGATGAAATCTTCAATTCTCCCGTCGATATGAGCGACGGCTGCGTGCTGGATTTTTATATGATCGCTGTTAAGAAGGATTTTCAGGGTAAGGTCCGTTACGGGCAGAGTTACTATGATTTTGACGAGGGCGTTTTATCATTCATTTCTCCCGGTCAACTTTGCTGGGAGGAACGGAATGACCGCCCTTGCTCTGGATTTATGCTGATGTTTCATGCCGATTTTCTGCTTGGGTATCCGCTGGCGAAGGAGATCAAAAATTACAAATATTTCTCCTATGCGGTCAATGAGGCACTTTATTTGTCCAAAAAGGAAGAAAATGTGATTTACAATATCCTGGAAAATATTGAGCAGGAATACAAGGCCAATATTGACAATTTCAGTCAGCGCGTCATCATTTCGCAGATCGAAGTGCTGCTGAATTACGCCGACCGTTTCTATCACAGGCAATTTATAACCCGCAAAGCCGCGCATAGTGATCTGCTTGTGAAGCTCGAAGAACTGCTGGACGAACATTTCAATAATAACGCGAATCTCGCATTGCCAACGGTGAAGGATGTTGCGTTGAAACTAAATGTTTCACCCGATTATCTGAGCGACATGTTGCGTACGTACACGGGACAGAATACCCAGCAACACATTCATAACAAGCTCATTGACAAGGCCAAAGGCATTCTAAGTACCACAAATTTATCCATTGCCGAGATTGCCTATCAACTGGGATTTGAGCATCCGCAGTCTTTCAATAAAATTTTCAAACGCAAGACCGCACTTTCCCCATTGGAATTCAGGCAGTCATTCAATTGA